The Alnus glutinosa chromosome 3, dhAlnGlut1.1, whole genome shotgun sequence nucleotide sequence tgatttttaaagaGAACAAAATTCTTTACAATCGGAGCACAAAAGTGAGATTTTTCGATGTTTGAAAGAGGTATTTACAAGAATGGTTAAATAATTTAGCTCTTAACATGTCTAAGAAACTAAACCCTGCCTTGAGAATAGCAGTAACCTCTTAATGGTGTAGTATTTGTGTGACTGGTGCTTTcatgatttcttttctttctccaaTTGGagttccaaatatatatatatatataagaaaaaaatcctaacgCCTATGACGATAAATTCAATTGGGTTTTTCCTCTAATTCACTATCACATCAGATCTTTTATGAGAGCAAGAGAAACCGCATGATTCAGAGTTAAATATAAAAGAGGGGTCAAATCTTAGAACTCAGCTTTTTGAACTTTATATCAAAAGAAAACCATTGATCTATCACAACCGGCTCCCTCACTGAGTGTAACAACTTAAAGGTAGGAATAAGATAATTTTTGGGGCTAATCCATGTTTGACACCTGATTTTGTGGCAGAACTCATTTTTTCTGCATTTGGAATTCCTTAAAATCAAAAAGTTCCTAATTTCACaatttttatgctttaagaTAGTAAACCATGCATgagaatatattattatttcttaccaattgaaaaggagaaagagaaaaatcttTATCGGTATCCTCATTTAGTTGAGGTTTGGAGATTGCAGCAGGTGCTTTCTAGGTGAGGAACTGGGTGAGGATTTTGTTCTCTGCCCTTTGATGGTTGGGGTCTGCTGTTCTCTCTTTAGCCTTTCTGGTTGAGGCGGGATATTCAGAAGTTGATTAGCAGATGTTGAAGCTAGCAGGTGCACTGCTGTGTGTTTGGTTGATGCTGTCTTCAGTATAACCATTTTCACCTCAGCTTCGGTTATGTTGGTTGTTTTGTTGTGCTGTTGCTTTTTAGGTGTGATAGCCTTTTATGACTTTTGTAGTTGGCTGTGGCAGGTTGTTTTGTTGCTACTCTAGTTAGTAGCTTGTTTCCAGTTTCTGGAGCGTTTGTAGACAGGTTGTGTTTGAGCTTTATAAAAgcatttattcatccaaaaaaaaaaaaaaaaaggagaaagagaaaaagaaaaagacttggaATTTGAATTGTTGATAGTTATCATGTAATGTTGGGAAGTCAACTATTTTATATTCCTAATTACCATCAAAGGTGTTCAGAATAGTATTCCTAAACATAGAAATACAAATGTTTAAGAGATGCGGAATGTACTTGAGTTCTAGGAAACCACTCATCTCTATTGCCCCGCAGAATGAGATTTCACCATCACCCTGAGAGAAGTGCATGTCACCAGTGCTGAAATTTGCTCCATCTACAAAGACTGGAAGGTATATTTTTGAACCTCTACTGAGGTTTTTGATGTCACAATTTCCGCCATTCTCTCTTCCTGGAATTGTTCTTGCAGCTTCCATAGCAATCTTTTCCCATTCGGGGGTGCCCCCTTCAATCTACATGACCATGACACATTGAATCACTACTTTGTGCTAACATTTGCTACTAGAATTATTGAAAGTTATTTCATTGTCACTTTGATACTCTCATATGAGTATTCAGTGTGTATCATACCTTTCCGAGGAGGCAGCCTTTGGTTGTCGGTAGGTTTGCTAATGGTCGTGAATGCAAAATCTCGCATAGCTTGAAAGTATGGAGCCCGTTTTCTTCAAGCTCTCTTTCCCTTTTGTTCCATATGTTGAGCAGTTCCATTGACGGGGCAGTTCCAATTACTCCCGGGTGAGTTAAACCTGGAAATCGTACCCCTGCTAGGCACAGCCACAAAGTATGAAATGCATCCTATTCATTTTCTCCGCGCAGTTATGAATGCTTCAAAGAAGAAACTTTACCTGGTATGTGAGGAGAGTAGGCATATATTCCTTCAAAATACCAAATAGCTTTGGTTGCGCAGGGAAAATGGTCAGTCAGGAAACCACCTCCATTTTCTCTGTCAAATGATGCTGTAAAGCCCCATTCATCTCCAGGAAGAGGACCCAAGTTCAGTATCTCAATTGCCAGAAGATCACCCGGCTTGGCCGGTATCCCATCCTCGTCGACAACTCTGATCGGCCCACTGAGGTAATGGACCTGAGCCAGTTTCCAGACCATATAATCATTACCttaactcaaaatgatcttgcTCACAGGTTAATATATGTCAGTCTCAAGAGGTAGTATCTTGTTTATCAGGTTGTTGGCAACAATCACCTCTAGAGTTAGTAAGTTTCTCCTGATCAGTAGATAGGTTGAAGTTCATACTTACAGTTGAGAGGTCTATGGATTTTATATCAAGTGCAGAATTATCATCTTTGATGCCACCACCAGTCCAGTCAGGCATCTCCACTCTAAAGACCTCGCCAGCCTTTACCTCTGCAACAGGGGGTATTTGAGGGTGCCAACGGTTGTGAAGGGGGAGCTTCTGCTCCCATGGCTTCTTTGTCAAGTCTATGGGCACCACCAGTCTTGGAGTTGGAGGAGCCATGGATGAATAAGTGGAAGAGCATAGAGCATGCGATTATTGTTTTGGAAT carries:
- the LOC133862688 gene encoding uncharacterized protein LOC133862688 isoform X2, translated to MAPPTPRLVVPIDLTKKPWEQKLPLHNRWHPQIPPVAEVKAGEVFRVEMPDWTGGGIKDDNSALDIKSIDLSTVHYLSGPIRVVDEDGIPAKPGDLLAIEILNLGPLPGDEWGFTASFDRENGGGFLTDHFPCATKAIWYFEGIYAYSPHIPGVRFPGLTHPGVIGTAPSMELLNIWNKRERELEENGLHTFKLCEILHSRPLANLPTTKGCLLGKIEGGTPEWEKIAMEAARTIPGRENGGNCDIKNLSRGSKIYLPVFVDGANFSTGDMHFSQGDGEISFCGAIEMSGFLELKCQLIRGGMKEYLTPMGPTPLHVNPIFEIGPVEPRFSEWLVFEGISVDESGRQHYLDATVAYKRAVLNAIDYLSKFGYSKEQVYLLLSCCPCEGRISGIVDSPNACATLAIPTAIFDQDIRPKSSKVPVGPRLVRKPDVLKCNYDGNLPVTRNPSAST